From Streptomyces sp. Edi4, one genomic window encodes:
- a CDS encoding phage tail protein gives MSGMNPSEIRVAGTGRIFLAAVGTAAPADTTAVWGPAWHDLGYTSTDGVKFGRKGKTANIDTWQSLTPARTIYTQRELTLKFGMLQLNEDTLPFFFGGGQVSEVAPNTDLYKYEIHSDQGEDERALGIEFTDGTQVAYRFVVPRGVVTVSDDIDLNRKGAVKLGVTFTAMAPKPGEALATWLMKDASFGTK, from the coding sequence ATGTCCGGAATGAACCCGAGCGAGATCCGCGTGGCCGGCACCGGCCGCATCTTCCTCGCCGCCGTCGGCACCGCCGCGCCCGCCGACACCACCGCCGTGTGGGGCCCGGCCTGGCACGACCTGGGTTACACCAGCACCGACGGCGTGAAGTTCGGCCGGAAGGGCAAGACCGCCAACATCGACACCTGGCAGTCGCTGACCCCGGCCCGCACGATCTACACCCAGCGCGAGCTCACCCTGAAGTTCGGCATGCTCCAGCTCAACGAGGACACCCTGCCGTTCTTCTTCGGCGGTGGCCAGGTCTCCGAGGTCGCCCCGAACACGGATCTCTACAAGTACGAGATCCACAGCGACCAGGGCGAGGACGAGCGCGCGCTGGGCATCGAGTTCACCGACGGCACCCAGGTGGCCTACCGCTTCGTGGTGCCGCGTGGCGTGGTGACCGTCTCCGACGACATCGACCTGAACCGCAAGGGCGCCGTCAAGCTGGGCGTCACCTTCACCGCGATGGCCCCCAAGCCGGGCGAGGCGCTGGCGACGTGGCTGATGAAGGACGCGTCGTTCGGCACGAAGTAG
- the rpsG gene encoding 30S ribosomal protein S7 translates to MPRKGPAPKRPVIIDPVYSSPLVTSLINKILLDGKRSTAERIVYGAMEGLREKTGADPVITLKRALENVKPSLEVKSRRVGGATYQVPIEVKPGRAATLSLRWIVGYSRARREKTMTERLMNELLDASNGLGAAVKKREDTHKMAESNKAFAHYRW, encoded by the coding sequence ATGCCTCGTAAGGGCCCCGCCCCGAAGCGCCCGGTCATCATCGACCCGGTCTACAGCTCTCCTCTTGTCACCTCGCTGATCAACAAGATCCTGCTGGACGGAAAGCGCTCCACCGCCGAGCGCATCGTCTACGGCGCCATGGAGGGCCTGCGCGAGAAGACCGGTGCTGACCCGGTCATCACGCTCAAGCGCGCTCTGGAGAACGTCAAGCCGTCTCTTGAGGTCAAGTCCCGCCGTGTCGGTGGCGCCACCTACCAGGTGCCGATCGAGGTCAAGCCCGGTCGCGCCGCCACCCTCTCGCTTCGCTGGATCGTGGGTTACTCCCGCGCCCGCCGTGAGAAGACCATGACCGAACGCCTCATGAACGAGCTGCTCGACGCCTCCAACGGCCTCGGCGCCGCGGTCAAGAAGCGTGAGGACACCCACAAGATGGCCGAGTCCAACAAGGCCTTCGCGCACTACCGCTGGTAG
- the rpsL gene encoding 30S ribosomal protein S12, producing MPTIQQLVRKGRQDKVEKNKTPALEGSPQRRGVCTRVFTTTPKKPNSALRKVARVRLTSGIEVTAYIPGEGHNLQEHSIVLVRGGRVKDLPGVRYKIIRGSLDTQGVKNRKQARSRYGAKKEK from the coding sequence GTGCCTACGATCCAGCAGCTGGTCCGGAAGGGCCGGCAGGACAAGGTCGAGAAGAACAAGACGCCCGCGCTCGAGGGTTCGCCCCAGCGCCGCGGCGTCTGCACGCGTGTGTTCACGACCACCCCGAAGAAGCCGAACTCGGCGCTCCGTAAGGTCGCGCGTGTGCGTCTGACCTCCGGCATCGAGGTCACGGCCTACATCCCGGGTGAGGGACACAACCTGCAGGAGCACTCCATCGTGCTCGTGCGTGGTGGCCGTGTGAAGGACCTGCCGGGTGTTCGCTACAAGATCATCCGCGGTTCGCTCGACACCCAGGGTGTCAAGAACCGCAAGCAGGCCCGCAGCCGCTACGGCGCCAAGAAGGAGAAGTAA